The Stratiformator vulcanicus genome has a segment encoding these proteins:
- the smpB gene encoding SsrA-binding protein SmpB, producing the protein MAKSKGKSGRKNEDPNERVVVRNRKARHDYELLDTLECGIVLTGSEVKSIRNGKVVIEDGYARMQRDELWLINADIAEYPQATIMNHERRRERKLLVRKSQLRKFAESAQDRGLTIVPLSLYFKRGIVKVEVATAKGRKTHDKRQKLKAKTDVREMRAEKLRHS; encoded by the coding sequence ATGGCGAAGTCGAAGGGAAAATCAGGCAGGAAGAACGAAGACCCGAACGAGCGGGTCGTCGTGCGCAACCGCAAAGCCCGACACGACTACGAACTGCTTGACACGCTTGAATGCGGGATCGTGCTGACCGGCAGCGAAGTGAAGTCGATCCGCAACGGCAAGGTGGTCATCGAAGACGGCTACGCCCGGATGCAGCGCGACGAACTTTGGCTCATCAACGCTGATATCGCCGAATATCCGCAGGCGACGATCATGAACCACGAGCGACGGCGCGAACGCAAGTTGCTCGTTCGCAAAAGCCAACTTCGCAAGTTCGCCGAGTCGGCCCAAGATCGAGGCCTGACGATCGTGCCGCTGTCACTCTATTTCAAGCGGGGCATCGTGAAGGTCGAAGTCGCCACAGCCAAGGGCCGCAAGACGCACGATAAGCGGCAGAAGCTCAAGGCGAAGACGGATGTCCGCGAGATGCGTGCCGAGAAATTACGGCACTCGTAG
- a CDS encoding HDOD domain-containing protein: MAAATTEANLDTSGWTERIDRALGQFAASELPPTLKLPALPHAVASFQQKASDPDVAIKDLARIIETDTGLTLELLRHVNSSFNGLRHRASSVQQAITLLGIRQSKTFVVTTGIQAAVQARKSKLINQSCFWNASLQKALFAKVVAGLIGADADTAFAGALLQDFLLPVLTNDLFDKYVAFVGQRAAQQQLLPEYEQQQFGWDHAIAGASLARRWHLPDELVACVLYHHLGLRALAEPELKRTSVAAVALSALLPDQLRQDFRGLEQLIFLQGKWSKFDLKTLTEQVDELHGEMGLGVRNDFPLSRRCKPAFADSAERFDDGSVNRTALAG; this comes from the coding sequence ATGGCTGCTGCCACCACTGAAGCCAATTTAGATACCAGTGGGTGGACCGAGCGCATCGATCGCGCACTGGGTCAGTTCGCCGCCAGCGAGTTGCCTCCCACGCTCAAGCTGCCGGCCCTGCCGCACGCGGTCGCCTCTTTTCAGCAAAAGGCTTCCGACCCCGATGTCGCGATCAAAGACCTCGCTCGGATTATCGAAACCGACACCGGCTTGACGCTCGAACTCCTTCGGCACGTCAACTCGTCGTTCAACGGCCTGCGGCACCGTGCTTCGTCGGTTCAGCAGGCAATCACGTTACTGGGGATTCGACAAAGCAAGACGTTCGTCGTCACGACCGGCATTCAGGCCGCTGTCCAAGCCCGCAAATCGAAACTGATCAATCAGTCCTGCTTTTGGAACGCGAGCCTGCAAAAAGCCCTGTTCGCTAAAGTGGTCGCCGGACTGATCGGGGCCGATGCCGACACCGCGTTCGCCGGTGCATTGCTACAGGACTTTCTGCTTCCGGTCCTCACCAACGATCTGTTCGACAAGTACGTTGCCTTTGTCGGACAGCGTGCCGCACAGCAACAGCTTCTGCCGGAATACGAACAGCAGCAATTCGGCTGGGACCACGCAATCGCCGGAGCGTCCCTCGCCCGTCGCTGGCATCTGCCGGATGAGTTGGTGGCCTGCGTGCTGTATCACCATCTCGGCCTGCGTGCGCTGGCCGAACCGGAATTGAAACGAACCTCGGTCGCCGCCGTCGCACTCTCGGCATTGCTGCCTGATCAGTTGCGGCAGGATTTTCGCGGGCTCGAGCAGCTGATCTTCCTGCAGGGCAAGTGGTCGAAGTTCGACCTGAAAACGTTGACCGAACAGGTCGACGAATTGCACGGCGAGATGGGCTTGGGCGTTCGGAATGATTTCCCACTCTCTCGCCGCTGCAAGCCGGCATTCGCCGATTCCGCCGAGCGATTCGACGATGGTTCGGTCAACCGCACCGCACTGGCGGGCTGA
- the recJ gene encoding single-stranded-DNA-specific exonuclease RecJ, translating into MPRKWTYTPHDRHLVDRLSTDLKIAPLTAQVLIARGMRTSDEARIFLGGKLTDLHQPEQLPGVVEASALIAAAVRSGRRITIYGDYDVDGVTATAILWHCLSRHNANVDSYTPCRLEEGYGLNAEAIRSLAEEDADRLLITVDCGICSTAEAALAKELGLELIITDHHTPGSELPQADEIVHPSLPGREWPDRHACGAGVAFQLAWAICKQLSDGDRVSEPVRNFLTYDAIALAAVGTVADVVPLVGQNRLLVRYGLSALAARPSIGLAALMKVSGVEPDRTPVAEDVGFKIGPRINAAGRLGQAQLAVELLTTSNEDRAAHLASYLDQLNNDRRKLEQKTYTEAKNLIKERPDWLDAPALVVAEPHWHPGVIGIVASRIAERFERPAILIAINQETGQGQGSGRSFAGFDLHSGINACGDLLLGFGGHRAAAGVRIEAENIDRFRDAFCEFVAGDHAPTESDLSLAVDAEVMFSEITPRAVGELDRLGPFGQANPRPAFVASQVELAAPPRTMGQGDRHLALQVKQFGTTLRAIAFGQGEWAEEIAATDGPLSLHFTVEINRWQGRNNVELRLGDWKVEEAVVSN; encoded by the coding sequence ATGCCGCGAAAATGGACCTACACTCCCCACGATCGCCATCTTGTCGACCGGCTCAGTACCGATCTCAAGATCGCTCCGCTGACCGCGCAGGTGCTGATCGCTCGCGGTATGCGGACCTCTGATGAGGCTCGCATTTTTCTGGGTGGAAAGCTGACCGACCTGCACCAGCCGGAGCAACTGCCCGGTGTAGTCGAAGCCTCGGCCCTGATCGCCGCCGCCGTCCGAAGTGGCCGCAGAATCACTATTTACGGCGACTACGACGTCGACGGCGTGACCGCGACGGCGATCCTGTGGCATTGCCTGTCGCGACACAACGCCAACGTCGATTCGTACACGCCTTGCCGACTCGAAGAAGGCTACGGCCTCAACGCCGAGGCAATCCGGTCGCTCGCTGAGGAAGACGCGGACAGGTTGTTGATCACTGTCGACTGCGGAATTTGCAGCACCGCGGAAGCAGCCTTGGCGAAGGAACTCGGCCTTGAACTCATCATTACCGATCACCACACGCCCGGCTCTGAATTGCCGCAGGCCGACGAAATCGTCCATCCGTCGCTGCCCGGTCGCGAGTGGCCCGACCGGCACGCGTGCGGTGCCGGCGTCGCCTTTCAACTTGCGTGGGCGATTTGCAAGCAATTATCTGATGGCGACCGCGTCTCGGAGCCGGTTCGCAACTTTTTGACGTACGACGCGATCGCGCTGGCTGCGGTCGGAACGGTTGCCGATGTCGTCCCGCTTGTCGGCCAAAATCGGTTGCTTGTCCGCTATGGCCTGTCCGCGCTCGCGGCTCGCCCTTCGATTGGACTCGCCGCACTGATGAAGGTGAGTGGAGTTGAACCCGATCGGACCCCGGTTGCCGAAGATGTCGGCTTCAAAATCGGGCCGAGGATCAACGCCGCGGGCCGGCTCGGGCAAGCGCAGCTCGCCGTCGAGTTGCTGACGACCTCCAACGAAGATCGCGCCGCGCACCTGGCTTCCTACCTCGACCAGCTCAACAACGATCGCCGGAAACTCGAGCAGAAGACGTACACCGAAGCGAAGAACCTCATCAAGGAACGGCCCGACTGGCTCGACGCCCCCGCACTGGTCGTCGCCGAACCACATTGGCACCCCGGCGTAATCGGCATTGTCGCCAGTCGGATTGCCGAACGATTCGAACGGCCCGCGATTCTAATCGCCATCAATCAGGAGACCGGTCAGGGGCAAGGGTCGGGACGTTCCTTCGCGGGGTTTGATCTGCACTCCGGGATCAATGCCTGCGGAGATTTGCTCCTCGGTTTCGGTGGGCACCGCGCAGCAGCCGGGGTTCGGATTGAAGCCGAGAACATCGACCGATTTCGCGACGCATTTTGCGAATTCGTGGCCGGTGATCATGCCCCGACGGAATCAGACCTGTCGCTGGCGGTCGATGCGGAGGTGATGTTTTCGGAAATTACGCCGCGGGCCGTGGGCGAACTCGATCGGCTCGGACCGTTCGGGCAGGCTAATCCGCGTCCGGCTTTCGTTGCTTCACAGGTCGAGTTGGCCGCGCCGCCGAGAACGATGGGGCAGGGCGACCGGCATCTCGCTCTGCAGGTGAAGCAATTCGGCACCACGCTGCGCGCGATTGCCTTCGGGCAGGGCGAATGGGCTGAGGAAATCGCCGCGACCGACGGCCCCCTCTCGCTACACTTCACCGTGGAAATCAATCGCTGGCAGGGCCGAAATAACGTCGAACTGCGGCTCGGCGACTGGAAGGTCGAAGAGGCGGTCGTGAGCAATTGA
- a CDS encoding DUF4190 domain-containing protein: MSQAVVSESFEHTGTSGVSHEGGREFEYRPVPVSAPVSLILGLCSAMSLLTVAGVPVAFFGLVIGAAALLKIARSGGEFGGRKLAIAGLTLSTLFFVTGIGKQAYAYATEVPEGYARTNFTYDIAKKGFVQKNGVGAFHDDVAALDGQKIFLKGYMYPTNQTRNIQEFIFCKDSGECCFGGQPALTDMILVRMGEGQTVDYFQGLISVAGTFHLNASGGGADLSPVYSLDATHWAISSSAF; the protein is encoded by the coding sequence ATGTCTCAAGCAGTAGTCTCGGAAAGTTTTGAACACACCGGCACCTCGGGCGTTTCGCACGAAGGCGGGCGGGAGTTCGAATATCGGCCCGTGCCGGTCAGTGCTCCCGTTTCCCTGATCTTGGGTTTATGCTCGGCCATGTCGCTGCTGACAGTGGCGGGCGTGCCGGTCGCCTTCTTCGGTCTGGTCATTGGGGCGGCCGCGCTGCTAAAGATCGCTCGATCGGGCGGCGAATTCGGCGGCCGGAAACTAGCGATTGCTGGCCTGACACTTTCGACCCTGTTTTTCGTCACCGGGATCGGCAAACAGGCCTACGCCTATGCGACTGAGGTCCCCGAGGGCTACGCCCGAACGAATTTCACTTACGACATCGCGAAGAAGGGATTCGTCCAGAAGAACGGCGTCGGGGCCTTCCACGACGACGTGGCTGCCCTTGACGGTCAGAAGATTTTTCTGAAAGGGTACATGTACCCGACGAATCAAACCCGTAATATCCAAGAGTTCATTTTCTGCAAGGACAGCGGCGAATGCTGTTTCGGCGGACAACCGGCGTTGACCGACATGATTCTCGTCCGGATGGGCGAGGGTCAGACGGTCGATTACTTCCAAGGCCTCATCTCCGTTGCGGGGACGTTTCACCTCAATGCGTCCGGTGGCGGTGCGGACCTCTCGCCTGTCTACTCGCTCGACGCAACTCACTGGGCGATTTCTTCGTCCGCGTTTTAG
- a CDS encoding lipoyl(octanoyl) transferase LipB, whose translation MDSARAQPGFADRSPDSLEVRLLGTVDYDAALFLQERLLFELSGREDRTGGLLMCEHPPMVTIGREGSRAHWNVDEKAFESRLMDVRWVNRGGGCIVHGTGHLAVYPILPLARLEIGIDGFRRKLEQAVIDAAGDLRIPAWPSESGHGISGRLGQFATVGAAVKSWISYHGVFIDVAPPMDLVRLINGAPGEERKTCLSALRHRPVSMHGVREALIRRIAARFGYNHYHVYTGHPLLKRTKKVVHVPA comes from the coding sequence ATGGATTCTGCGCGAGCACAACCCGGATTTGCGGATCGGTCACCCGACTCGCTCGAGGTCCGTTTGCTCGGGACCGTTGATTACGATGCCGCCCTGTTCCTGCAGGAGCGGTTGCTGTTCGAACTCTCCGGTCGGGAAGATCGAACCGGCGGACTGCTGATGTGCGAACACCCTCCGATGGTCACCATCGGCCGGGAAGGGAGCCGGGCTCATTGGAACGTCGATGAGAAGGCGTTTGAATCCCGGCTGATGGATGTCCGCTGGGTCAATCGTGGTGGTGGCTGCATTGTCCACGGGACCGGGCACTTGGCGGTCTATCCGATCTTGCCGCTCGCTCGTCTCGAAATTGGGATCGACGGCTTTCGCCGCAAATTGGAGCAAGCTGTAATCGATGCGGCCGGCGATCTGCGGATTCCCGCCTGGCCGAGCGAAAGCGGTCATGGCATCTCGGGACGGCTCGGGCAATTCGCGACCGTGGGCGCGGCGGTCAAGAGCTGGATCAGCTATCACGGCGTCTTCATCGATGTCGCACCTCCGATGGATTTGGTCCGCTTGATCAACGGCGCTCCCGGTGAGGAGCGGAAGACCTGCCTGTCGGCACTGCGTCACCGTCCCGTTTCAATGCACGGCGTGCGGGAGGCACTTATCCGTCGAATCGCGGCACGATTCGGCTACAATCACTATCACGTTTACACCGGACACCCGCTGCTGAAGCGGACGAAGAAAGTTGTTCATGTCCCTGCTTGA
- a CDS encoding protein-L-isoaspartate(D-aspartate) O-methyltransferase, giving the protein MSDQQSMIDSLRRRGIHDERVLEALATTPRERFVATQIEPHAYADSALPIACGQTISQPYIVALMTQSARLTGREAVLEIGTGSGYQAAILAKLASRVVSIERYDELAEKAAQRLAELKIKNVEIHVGDGTSGDQLNAPYDAIVVTAGAPEIPEPLIDQLAERGRLIIPVGDETDQVLKVLERSPEGDIVHDLCPCRFVNLIGKHGWSA; this is encoded by the coding sequence ATGTCCGACCAACAGTCGATGATCGACTCGCTCCGCCGTCGCGGGATTCACGACGAGCGAGTCCTCGAAGCTTTGGCGACGACGCCTCGCGAGCGATTTGTTGCCACGCAAATCGAACCGCACGCCTATGCCGATTCGGCATTGCCGATTGCCTGCGGACAGACCATCAGCCAGCCCTATATCGTCGCACTGATGACGCAGTCGGCCAGGCTTACGGGGAGGGAGGCGGTGCTCGAAATCGGCACGGGCAGCGGCTATCAGGCGGCGATCCTTGCCAAGTTGGCCAGCCGTGTTGTCTCAATCGAACGCTACGACGAATTAGCCGAGAAAGCCGCCCAGCGCCTCGCCGAACTGAAAATTAAGAACGTCGAAATTCATGTCGGCGACGGGACGAGCGGCGATCAACTAAACGCTCCCTATGATGCGATCGTCGTGACTGCCGGGGCACCTGAGATCCCTGAACCTCTTATCGATCAGCTCGCCGAGAGAGGGCGGCTTATTATTCCCGTCGGTGACGAAACGGACCAAGTCTTAAAGGTGTTGGAACGATCTCCCGAAGGAGATATCGTCCACGACCTCTGCCCGTGCCGATTCGTCAACCTCATCGGCAAACACGGTTGGTCCGCGTAG
- a CDS encoding ornithine cyclodeaminase family protein gives MNKHEIHCRYFSQEDLLAAGCLDIRMSLEATEESIRAFHDGEVLFPEKIVQIFNDETQERINCLPATFKDKKFCGVKWVSVFPPNPTKYGLQNLSAVIILSEIEKGFPVAFMEGTLCSNIRVGSIGALAAKHLARQDSESIGFIGAGEQAKMHLISMKTVVPSLKECRVGAKSSSEEEQFVQEMSAILPDMKFVATNSDLKKATDGADIIVTATSAQAPLLKAEWMKQGAFYSHVGGWEDEYEVAKQCDKIVCDDWETVKHRTQTLSRMYKDGVLTDDDLYANLSDLVSGAKPGRESDDEKIYFNAVGLAYVDVGIAIAMYERALAAGLGHDLQIQREMIFEHAKLKDWVQM, from the coding sequence ATGAACAAGCACGAAATTCACTGCCGTTATTTCTCGCAGGAAGACCTCCTCGCCGCCGGGTGCCTCGACATCCGAATGAGTCTCGAAGCGACTGAAGAATCGATTCGAGCCTTTCATGATGGAGAGGTGCTGTTCCCCGAGAAGATTGTTCAGATTTTTAATGACGAGACGCAGGAACGAATTAATTGCCTGCCGGCCACCTTTAAAGATAAAAAATTCTGCGGCGTAAAATGGGTCTCGGTTTTTCCGCCAAATCCGACCAAATACGGCCTTCAGAATCTCTCGGCAGTCATCATCCTGTCGGAAATTGAGAAGGGCTTCCCCGTAGCCTTCATGGAGGGCACGCTCTGCTCGAATATCCGCGTGGGCAGCATCGGCGCGCTGGCGGCCAAGCACCTCGCACGTCAGGACTCCGAATCGATCGGCTTTATCGGTGCCGGCGAACAGGCGAAGATGCATTTGATCTCGATGAAGACCGTCGTCCCATCGCTCAAAGAGTGCCGCGTCGGGGCGAAGTCGTCATCGGAGGAGGAGCAATTCGTCCAAGAGATGTCGGCAATCCTGCCCGACATGAAATTCGTCGCCACCAATTCCGATTTAAAAAAGGCGACCGACGGGGCGGATATAATTGTCACCGCGACCAGCGCGCAGGCGCCGCTGCTCAAAGCGGAATGGATGAAGCAGGGTGCTTTCTACAGCCACGTCGGCGGCTGGGAAGACGAGTACGAGGTCGCCAAGCAATGCGATAAGATTGTCTGCGACGACTGGGAGACGGTAAAGCACCGGACGCAAACACTCAGCCGAATGTATAAGGACGGCGTCCTCACCGATGACGACCTCTATGCCAACCTCTCCGACTTGGTCAGCGGGGCCAAACCGGGTCGAGAATCTGACGACGAGAAGATTTATTTTAACGCCGTCGGACTCGCCTACGTCGACGTAGGCATCGCCATCGCGATGTATGAGCGAGCCCTCGCAGCCGGGCTCGGACACGACCTCCAAATTCAACGCGAAATGATCTTCGAACACGCCAAACTCAAAGACTGGGTGCAGATGTAG
- a CDS encoding type 1 glutamine amidotransferase domain-containing protein translates to MSMDTLTGKRIAILVTDGFEQVELTEPMKAIKDAGAEAVIVSPKSDDVQGMHHNDPGDKFPVDLEVEHASAENFDGLVLPGGVANPDTLRMNETVVDFVRDFFKQHKPVAAICHGPWTLIEAGVVEGRHVTSWPSLKTDLKNAGAHWTDEECVCDEGLVTSRNPDDLPAFCDKMLEEFAEGKHAEQTA, encoded by the coding sequence ATGTCAATGGATACGCTCACTGGTAAACGAATCGCGATCCTCGTCACCGACGGGTTCGAGCAGGTCGAGTTGACCGAGCCGATGAAGGCGATCAAGGACGCCGGAGCAGAGGCGGTCATCGTCTCGCCCAAGAGTGATGACGTGCAGGGGATGCATCACAACGACCCTGGCGACAAGTTCCCGGTCGATCTCGAAGTGGAGCACGCATCCGCCGAAAACTTCGACGGCCTCGTCCTGCCCGGCGGCGTTGCCAACCCCGACACGTTGCGGATGAACGAAACCGTGGTCGACTTCGTCCGCGACTTCTTCAAGCAGCACAAGCCTGTCGCGGCCATCTGCCACGGCCCGTGGACGTTGATCGAAGCGGGCGTCGTCGAAGGGCGACACGTCACATCGTGGCCCAGCCTGAAGACCGACTTGAAAAACGCCGGTGCCCACTGGACCGACGAAGAATGCGTCTGCGATGAAGGGCTTGTCACCAGCCGCAACCCCGATGATCTCCCGGCCTTTTGTGACAAAATGCTTGAGGAGTTCGCCGAGGGGAAACATGCCGAGCAAACGGCTTGA